From the Lolium rigidum isolate FL_2022 chromosome 2, APGP_CSIRO_Lrig_0.1, whole genome shotgun sequence genome, one window contains:
- the LOC124686358 gene encoding uncharacterized protein LOC124686358, translating to MSRARNALVVTGLVIFAGSGLAFPFYFVKSKNKPIIDSSKPLPPQATFRGPYVNTGSRDIGPDHTEYPKK from the exons ATGTCCAGGGCACGCAATGCTCTAGTTGTCACTGGTCTGGTGATCTTTGCTGGTTCTGGCCTAGcatttcccttctattttgt GAAATCAAAGAACAAACCTATTATTGATTCATCGAAGCCTCTGCCACCGCAGGCTACTTTCCGGGGACCCTATGTGAATACTGGTTCACGCGACATAGGGCCTGATCATACCGAGTACCCCAAGAAATGA
- the LOC124689666 gene encoding uncharacterized protein LOC124689666: MAAPPTPGSPTHILPTMADIMAASRAQGLHVSVRTLGPFFRVTATRAGPEKEAAAAAGMELGRAEGAVLPWPGGSLLHLDSMRMSRATLSVPDRPLFGLGLFLGAVAVRHGFDAGCVRAELLAINDSPLYHAKLVKFYTRMGFKAVHEVDGSSITDLAHMLVWGGRGTRMDADIEQLLTKWSKRFRSKD; this comes from the exons atggccgcgccgcccacgccaGGCAGTCCCACTCATATCCTCCCAACAATGGCCGACATCATGGCGGCGTCGCGCGCGCAGGGCCTGCACGTCAGCGTGCGCACGCTCGGCCCCTTCTTCCGTGTCACGGCGACCCGCGCCGGGCCcgagaaggaggcggcggcggcggcgggcatggAGCTGGGCCGCGCCGAGGGCGCCGTCCTGCCTTGGCCCGGGGGCTCCCTGCTGCACCTGGACTCCATGCGCATGTCGCGCGCCACGCTCTCGGTCCCCGACCGCCCGCTCTTcggcctcggcctcttcctcggcgccgtcgccgtgcgccacggCTTCGACGCCGGCTGCGTGCGCGCCGAGCTGCTCGCAATCAACGATTCGCCGCTCTACCACGCCAAG CTTGTTAAGTTCTACACAAGGATGGGTTTCAAAGCAGTGCATGAGGTAGATGGATCATCGATTACAGATCTTGCTCATATGTTAGTGTGGGGAGGTAGAGGAACAAGAATGGATGCAGATATAGAGCAGCTCCTCACAAAGTGGAGCAAAAGATTCAGGTCTAAAGACTGA